Genomic segment of Apium graveolens cultivar Ventura chromosome 7, ASM990537v1, whole genome shotgun sequence:
GACCCGGGCCCCAAACTTATTGCCACGCTTTCTCGTGTTCTTGACTGGTCATCATGGAGAAAACTGCAATTTTCACCATACGGGCAGCCTTCCTCAGTAAAAAACTTCTTACAGTGTCGCCCTTTGGAGGATCTCTGAGGTTCCACAGGAAAAGCAGTAGACCCAAGTGTAGGAATTTGAAATTCTTCCCGTGGCTCATTGGCAGTTTGTTCTTCCTCATGAGCAGCGACAATTTCTTGCCAATTCGGAGGTGGCGTACGAAGCTCTTCGATACTGTGAGCAAAATTGCAGTTAGTGACATAAGGGCAAGTTCCAGCTCGAAATTTGCAACACAGCTTCGTTTTGAAGAACATCTTTCCTATTGCCTTTGATCGATTAGTAGACTGCACATCTGGCTGCGACATTCTTGCTATTTTATTGGGCGGTTCGCTCCCTGATCGAGATTGAGATTGCCTCCCATCAAGATTCGAATTAGCATCAACAGAAGCCTCCCTATTCCAAACCCCATAATCTTCCTCAGTTGCCCAAACCGCCTGATCCGTAGACCCCAAACCCCAGTTTTCGCTTCTGTTTCCGTGGTTACCAGGGATTATATGGACAACATCTCCCCCCGATTCTCGACCATAATCCATTACTAGTAACCCCCAAAGACAAAATAAGTTACCAAGAACAGAAGATACCAATAGCTGAAAATGCTAACAACTGAAATCACACCCTAGCTCTTTTAAGAAAAGCCACCTCACAACTAACTTATAGACTTACACCTCATAACTCAACAAGTTAGCATCTTTTTTTCTTCGAAATCTATAAAATTAGTACAATTATAAGAAATCACTTATGTAAAAAACAATTACAATAAATGAACTACATCACTATTAAAAGGGTGTTCCAATAAATTACTGATGTCCTATAAAAACATCAAATTTCAGCATTTGCACAAACAAATACAAACATCAACTTATTTAAGAACAAGAATTAATTCATTTATACACAGACTAAGACCATAATTTATAAGGACTGAGCTAGATCTAGAACTTAAAATAAGAATACAAGATCAAATTAAAGAACTCAAACAAGTGAGTATATAAAATTAATAACACAAAAAGTACAAAACTTAAAAATATTGATTATGAACTTACAAGAAACCATAAAGATTTGATTTTGGAGATGGAGTTGAAAAATTATTGATGGGTTCGATTAGATTAAACATTTTGTTGATAAAAGTGAAAGCTTTTTAACTGGCAATC
This window contains:
- the LOC141671112 gene encoding zinc finger CCCH domain-containing protein 12-like isoform X1 → MVSLMDYGRESGGDVVHIIPGNHGNRSENWGLGSTDQAVWATEEDYGVWNREASVDANSNLDGRQSQSRSGSEPPNKIARMSQPDVQSTNRSKAIGKMFFKTKLCCKFRAGTCPYVTNCNFAHSIEELRTPPPNWQEIVAAHEEEQTANEPREEFQIPTLGSTAFPVEPQRSSKGRHCKKFFTEEGCPYGENCSFLHDDQSRTRESVAISLGPGSGGGYGGGANAGSGGGGGVSPSTLKPSNWKTRICNKWEQTGFCPFGNKCHFAHGAAELHRYGGGLVEGDGKEFSSPLDMKQGMGPSKSPGDSLVASVPSVPYADGYHMGTSQRVPNMPWAGQGSHQKWKGPDKISLIYGDWIEELE
- the LOC141671112 gene encoding zinc finger CCCH domain-containing protein 12-like isoform X2, translating into MDYGRESGGDVVHIIPGNHGNRSENWGLGSTDQAVWATEEDYGVWNREASVDANSNLDGRQSQSRSGSEPPNKIARMSQPDVQSTNRSKAIGKMFFKTKLCCKFRAGTCPYVTNCNFAHSIEELRTPPPNWQEIVAAHEEEQTANEPREEFQIPTLGSTAFPVEPQRSSKGRHCKKFFTEEGCPYGENCSFLHDDQSRTRESVAISLGPGSGGGYGGGANAGSGGGGGVSPSTLKPSNWKTRICNKWEQTGFCPFGNKCHFAHGAAELHRYGGGLVEGDGKEFSSPLDMKQGMGPSKSPGDSLVASVPSVPYADGYHMGTSQRVPNMPWAGQGSHQKWKGPDKISLIYGDWIEELE